A window of Loxodonta africana isolate mLoxAfr1 chromosome 3, mLoxAfr1.hap2, whole genome shotgun sequence genomic DNA:
CTCCCACTTTACCCCAGCCCTCCGAGATAACCGGATTCAGCTGGTTCGTTCTACGCCCCAGGAgctcaccatcagcatcagcaaTGTGGCTCTGGCAGATGAGGGCGAGTACACCTGCTCAATCTTCACCATGCCGGTGCGAACCGCCAAGTCCCTCGTCACTGTGCTCGGTGAGGCTCCAAACCCCAGGGTCTCCACAGCATGCTTCCTTGCAAACAAGCCTCTCTAGGCTGGCCCCTGAAGCAGGCTGGAGCCAGGCAAGTCTTCAAACATGTTGGCCTAAGTTCAGCCTGTATTTCCCCTGCAATGGGATAAAATGCAAAATATGCTGGGTTCTCACTCTTTCTCCTCCACTTACTCTCTGATCTGGGCCAAGTCTCTTATTCTCTTTGGGCCTGAATTTTCTAACTTATAAAAGAGGGATAATTATGTCTATCCTACCTACCTCTTAAGACTGTCATGAAGGAAAGATGAGGTGTGCATGCATGTGAAATTCTAATTTCTACTTGCTTACGTGCTCTCGCCTTCGCTCTATATTTccatttcattcttttctttcctgagtCTCACATGATTTCTGTGACCACCCAGTTGTGCTGTGTGATGTTGAGCATTGTCACATGTCTCAGGTATGGTATCTCCCTACTACCATACCTCCCCCAggtcttccctcctgccttcaggGTGGAGCTACAAAGACAAAGGTGATTTCTCTAGTTTTCTCCTAcccatccaaaaccaaaatagGACCCAAGTATCCTGACTGCCAGAGAGGCCATCTCAGCAGGAAGAGCTAAGGTGTGACCTCATGTGCCTCTTCTTCCTATCCTGGCCATCCCCTATCCATGACAGGAATCCCACAGAAGCCCATAATCTCTGGCTACAAGTCACCGTTACGGGAAAACGATCAAACTACTCTAAACTGTCGGTCTTCTGGAAGCAAACCTGCAGCCAAGCTCAGCTGGAGGAAGGGTGACCAAGAGCTCCACGGTGAGTACCTCCTGCCTTGGGATGACAGCAAGAGGTGAGGGGTAAGGGGGAGGAGAGAGCAAAAGTATATGCCTCAGTATGTGCTCACAAGTCATGGTGTTCAAGGAGAAAAGGGGAATGACAGATATTTTGTGAGCACTCatatctgtatatgtatatgtgttagGGCCTACATTCTCTCTGTGTATACATATCCATTTCACAACTTTCTAAGTTTGTCTAAGTTGAGACTCACCATCTGTATGTCTACAGCAGGGCCCACACTATATATGTATGTTAGGGCTCACTCTGTGTCTATGTGTATGagtctatgtgtctgtttctGCACTCTAGGAGAACCAACTCGAGCACAGGAAGATCCCAATGGTAAAACCTTCACTGTGAGCAGCTCAGTGACCTTCCAGGTTACCCGGGAGGATGACGGGGTGAACATCGTATGCTCTGTGAACCATGAATCGCTACAGGGAGCTGAGAGATCCGCCTCCCAACGCATCgaagttttatgtatgtcatgGGCTGGGCATTGAAAAGGATCAGGTCTAAGATGGGAAGTGGAAATAAGGAAAGTGCAAGTGACTGTGCATGAAGCAATAAGCAgtaggttgaaaaaaaaaaggagtcaagAGGTGGCAGGCCTAGGCACCACTTGTTAGtggctgtcgagtcagcccctgactcatggtgacaccatgtgtgacagagtagaactgctccacagggttttcttgactgtaatctttatggaagtagatcaccaggcctttccttctgcagagcctctggctgagttatgaactgccaacctttcagttaccagccaatcacaaaccacttgaACCACCAGGTTCACCACAAGGGATTGGTAACCTTTTTCGTAAAGGGCCCAATGGCAAATATTTCAGATTTCCAGGGGCATATGGTCTCTGTGTCAGCTACTTACTTCTGCTGTTAttgtgcaaaagcagccatagacaatatgtaaacaaatgaacatggatgtgttccaataaaacttcctTTACAAAAGCATGCAGCCAGCAGGATTTGCCCTGCAGAAGTTGGCTCATGGGCCAAGATTATCATCCCCTGGACTGCCACTGTTATGCAGCTGGGTTGCAAATTACAGTGGTGAATGTGGCAAATGAGTCAAAAGACATAGCTTCTAGCCTgtgctccaccacttactagctgtgtgaaatTAAGAAACTTAATTTACCCCACTGGCTTGATTCCTTATTTGCTAAATGAAAGAGATAAACACGAGGATCATTAAGGCTCCTTCCTGGTCTAGCATTCTATGGTTCCGGAAAATATGAATGATAGGAAAACACAGTCTCTCTAGCATCATTATTCCCAGACCTACTCCCAACTGCGTACTCTCCTATCTTCTCCAGCTCCGTAATTGTTCTCGAATTCTGACCCGAAATGGCCATATCACGATCACTATTCCCAGCCTTCCAAGGACCCTTGTCCCTCTTTGGAGTCTGCCTTGAGTATGAACAGGAAACATTTGCCCTCATCTGAggaaatatggatttttttttttttttttttttcagaaaagacCTTGACTGGGTAGAGGAATCCAAGGAACAATGAACACAAAATGAAAGCAGAAGATATAGAGTCGTAAAATCATGCATTTCTTGTCCTAACATAGCCAAAGGCTGGGTGTTTTTCTAAAGTAACTAAAGCCCTGAATCTCTTTTTTCTATGAGATCCAGGCCTGATGacttttcctaattttaatgCTATTTAAATCAGTTGCTAAACCCACCCGTCAAACTTTAACAAGAGATAGGTTTGAGATAGTATCGTGTTCCATTTAGTAGACTCTCAATCTGGAGGCACAGGACCTGGATTCTAGCCACTGATTTGTCACTTACAAGCTGTCTTACTTTAGCCAAAACATTTAATCTGTTTGCGACCCTTCACAGTGAGCTATTGTGAGAATAAATGAAACAATAGATATACAAGAACTTTTTAAACttcaatgttctatattgttAATGAGGTATTTCTCTAACTGTTGGTCCTGAGTGTGAAGCCCCTGGCCTTGGGTTCTTCCATCAGCCCTGGTCCCTGGCCAGAGATAGGGAAGGCCTTCTCATGTCTGAGCCCCAAAGACTCATCTGTTAGGTACCAGACCATCTGGCAGTTAATCTCCAGAGACCTCTTTTGGCCCAACTGTGATCAGAAGTCAGTCAACAAATGCTGCactcaggcactgtgctagagaTTTCTATGGCTGCTGGGCCCCAGCACACCCATTCTCTCACCTGGCCTATTTCTCTTTGTCCTGTTTGATTTGAAGGAAGCATGTTCATTAAACTCGTTGTTAAGGTTGGCTCTATCCTTAGGGGAAGCTCGGCCTCTTTATCTGTTGTTCTAAACCAGCATCTGGTTGTATTGTTCTAAGCGGCCATCTGGACATAGCCTCCTAAGCAGCCCTTTGGCGTCAGTGGCAGATGCCATTATTCCTCTGCATCTATATTGTGTCTCAGTACCTTTTTGCAGGCAAAATATGACCCCCATATCTTGCTGTTTCAAAGCTCACTTCATTTTTGGACTGACcattaaaaatgatattttatatTCAAGGGTTCCTTCCAGTTCTGAGCTCCCTTGCAGAACAGAGAGGACTGAATGGTTCTGAGCTTGATAAGTGATCAAGTTCAGGTTTATTTGTTTTGtcaaaaaatgagaagaaagttcCATCTACCTGGTGGACagagtcctgggtggtacaagcagttaatgtgcatttttttctaaccaaaaggctgaagtttggagtccacccagaggtgcctcagaagaaatccctgggaatctacttctgaaaaatcagccgttgaaaaccctatggagctcacgtggtcactgtgagtcagaattgactcaatggcaagtgatTATGTGCTAGGTACAGATGAGCCATTTCTGCCTCTCCTCAGATCTTTGTTATGATGTCCTtcaggggaaagacaacacacagtagaggcaaggtcagcacaactggactaaaccaaaagcaaagaagtttcttgaataaaccaaatgcttcgaaggccagagtagcacggGAAGGagtctgggtaccatggtttcaggggatatctaggcctattggcataataaaatgtattgagaaaacattctgcatcccactttcgtgagtggcatctggggtcttaaacgctagcaagcagccatctaaggtggatcaattggtctcaactcacctggatcaaaggagaatgaagaacaccaaagacataaggtaattgtgagcccgagagacagaaagggccacataaatcagagactacatcagcctgagaccagaagaactagatggtgcctggctacaaccgatgactgccctgacagggagtacaacagaaaatctctaatggagcaggagagcagtgggatgcagacctcaaattcccataaaaagaccagacttaatggtctgactgagactagaaggaccccagaggtcatggtctccagaccttctgttagtccaagacaggaaccattcccaaagccaactcttcagacaggaattggactggactataagataggaaatgatactggtgaggagtgagcttcttggctcaagtagacacataagactatgtgggcagctcctgtgtagaggggagatgagaaggcagagggggacaggagctggctgaatggacatggggaatacagggtggtaaagaggagtgcgctgtctcattaaaaaaaaaaaaaaatttttttagggggagagcaactaggagtacatagcaatgtgtgtataaattttttgtaggagagactgacttgatttgtaaactttcatttaaagtgcaataaaaaaaaaaaaagatgtccctCAGGTACCCACCGAGGAAAGATCTCCCAGAATCCAATCACACTGCAAGGTTGCAATATAAGAAGTTCCTTTGCTCACCAGCAGTTGAGGGGAGAAGAGGGTCTTTGTTCATAGCCTCTTGGGCTCTTGAGGGATTTGAGAAGGTATATGCATTACTGGGTGATTTCAGGATACATGTCAGGGCAGATGGCCTCCTAAATGATGTGAGGAGTTTTTGTTGACACCATTTCCTTCTCCACAGACACACCAACGGCAATGATTCGGCCAGACCCTCCACATCCTCGGGAGGGCCAGAAGCTATTGCTACACTGTGAGGGTCATGGCAATCCTGTGTAAGAAGATCCATTTCCTGTCCTCTAATGCACCTCAGAGCCTCAGATTGTTATCTTCACTTAAGTTTTCCTGTCTTCCCTGGACTGTCTAAGCCTCCCGTTTTCCCTGACCCTGTCTAACAATGTTCATCCTCTCGTTATTTCTCTTGTAAAGGCTACAGAAGTGGGGAGGGGGCTTTCCCTGGCTTAGCCCCTGAGATTCCCATGGGAGCCAAGTTACAGCAAGATACAAGTTAGGAATCTCCACATTTCCCAAAATGTACCCCAAGAGATCACCCTCTCCTGCTTCTGAGCAGCTCAGTGTCTGTGTGCCCCATAACTTCTTGACTCCTCATCAAGAATTCCTTGATTTCTCTTGCTCCCAGTTATTTGTTTTCGTCTTTTAGCTCCCGACCTACTCTCTCCTGAACATGTCCGATTTCTTTGCCTTAACAGCCCCAAGCAGTACCTATGGGAGAAGGAAGGCAGCGTGCCCCCCttgaagatgacacaggagagAGCCCTGATCTTCCCCTTCCTCAACAAGAGTGACAGTGGCACCTATGGCTGCACAGCCACCAGCAACATGGGCAGTCACAAAGCCTACTACACTCTCAATGTTAACGGTGAGCCGTCTCCAGTTCTCCTCCTCcaggtctgcccttctcaccttCTCTGTCCATCTTACACTCTCTTCTGTCCACCTCCTGATAGCATCCCTCACTGTGATTGAGAGTGGAGTAAGGGAAAATCAGAAGCAGCCCACTAGTGAGGAATTAGGCTCACGGTCCACTCTGGAATGTGTAATGAGGAAAAATCAATAGGAGGGTGGACTCCCATCTGCCTTTGTTCAACAGCAGTGGCCCAAGTGGCACTATCCTCCAAGCCCTGCACTCACCTGACAGCAAGAATAATAATGCTGTGTTCAGAGGCCCCATAGCCTCTCAAGTGCAGGTAAAGATGCATTTTCCTATTCAGTGAGCTGTTCTCAGAGTTGCTTCTCCTGCGAGGAGGTTTGGGATGCATGCTACTCCTGTCATTTCCTTTTCTGCAGACCTTAGACACTATAGTGGGTCCAGGCAGAAAATGGAGATAAGCTGTACTAT
This region includes:
- the CADM3 gene encoding cell adhesion molecule 3 isoform X2, coding for MGAPSALPLLLLCACCWAPGGANLSQDGYWQEQDLELGTLAPLDEAISSSVWSSPDMLASQDSQPWTSDETVVAGGTVELQCQVKDHEDSSLQWSNPAQQTLYFGEKRALRDNRIQLVRSTPQELTISISNVALADEGEYTCSIFTMPVRTAKSLVTVLGIPQKPIISGYKSPLRENDQTTLNCRSSGSKPAAKLSWRKGDQELHGEPTRAQEDPNGKTFTVSSSVTFQVTREDDGVNIVCSVNHESLQGAERSASQRIEVLYTPTAMIRPDPPHPREGQKLLLHCEGHGNPVPKQYLWEKEGSVPPLKMTQERALIFPFLNKSDSGTYGCTATSNMGSHKAYYTLNVNDPSPVPSSSSTYHAIIGGIVAFIVFLLLILLIFLGHYLIRHKGTYLTHEAKGSDDAPDADTAIINAEGGQSGGDDKKEYFI
- the CADM3 gene encoding cell adhesion molecule 3 isoform X1 — encoded protein: MGAPSALPLLLLCACCWAPGGANLSQDDSQPWTSDETVVAGGTVELQCQVKDHEDSSLQWSNPAQQTLYFGEKRALRDNRIQLVRSTPQELTISISNVALADEGEYTCSIFTMPVRTAKSLVTVLGIPQKPIISGYKSPLRENDQTTLNCRSSGSKPAAKLSWRKGDQELHGEPTRAQEDPNGKTFTVSSSVTFQVTREDDGVNIVCSVNHESLQGAERSASQRIEVLYTPTAMIRPDPPHPREGQKLLLHCEGHGNPVPKQYLWEKEGSVPPLKMTQERALIFPFLNKSDSGTYGCTATSNMGSHKAYYTLNVNDPSPVPSSSSTYHAIIGGIVAFIVFLLLILLIFLGHYLIRHKGTYLTHEAKGSDDAPDADTAIINAEGGQSGGDDKKEYFI